GCCAAATCGGCTGAGAAACGTACAACTCCGTTGACAATCTACCTCGGTGGTGGTCCTGGAGCAAGCTCCATTTCCTCCATGGCCACTGAAGTAGGACCTTGCTCCGTGAACTCAGATTCGAATAGTACATCGCCGAATCCCTGGTCCTGGACACGCGAATCGgacatcctcttcatcgatCAGCCGGTTCAAACTGGATTTTCATATGATGTACTTACAAATGCCACAATTGACTATTCCACAAGCACCACCACTCCAACAGACTTCGATGATGGAGTCCCGCTAGCGAACCATACGTTCGGAGTTGGGGTGTTCGGGTCTCAGGACCTAAACGGAACGGCGAATTCGACGACGAATGGAGCGAGGGTGTTGTGGGACTTTATGCAGGTCTGGATTAATGAGTgagtgttttctttctttctcgaatttatcttcttgttctATGCTGATTGTCAGATTCCCGGAGTATGAATCACCGGATAAGAAAATACATATTTGGTCGGAATCCGTAAGTACATTATTCCCTCGGTTGTGCTTGTCTGCTAAAGAATACTCTCAAGTTCGGTGGACGATACGGCCCAACCTACGCCGCATATTTCCTGGATCAAAATGAGAAGATCCGTAACAACGAAGTGACCGAGatctcatctccttctccaatcACCATCGACGCACTAAGCATCCACAACGGCTGCAGCGACATCACGACGCAGGGTGCATTCTACCCCGAATACGCATACAACAACACCTACGGCGTACAGGCCATCACTGAGACACAATACGAAGAAGCCAAATATAATTGGACCAAGCCCGGCGGGTGTCTAGATATGGCCGTTCAATGTCAGGAACTCGTCCAGAAGCTGGACCCGTATAATTTCGGAAACAATGCGGAAGTCAATGATGCGTGTTTCGCTGCAGATGAATACTGCTACGAGAATGTGTTGGCAGTTTATGCCTTGTCAGGGGTGAGTTCTTCAATATGGTCAGATGAGCGTGTGTTGACTGTTGTAGCGCGATATCCATGATCTGGCCGAGGTTCCTACTACGACTGTGCCGCTGCCCTACTCGGATGGCTTTTTTAATAGGGCGTGGGTGCAGAATGCCTTGGGAGTTCCGGTGAACTATACTATGAATTcgtatactatttataatgGTGCGATCCCTCTGATGGAAAAATTATTTGCTGAAGATAGGTATTGATGATACTAGCGTTTTGGAGTACCGGAAATGCACTCATTACGCGTGGCAATGCAATGGACCACTTTTCATCGATTATGGAACGGGGTGTGAAAGTTAATCTTATCTATGGGGATCGGGATTATCTCTGCAATTGTATGTCATTCACCCGTTTAACCAGAACGCCCACTTACAGTAACAATAGGGATGGGCGGCGAGAACGTCAGCTTATCCATCAAGCACGACCAGTCTGCGGAGTTCAGCTCCAGTGGGTATGCTGATCTTATTACGAATGAAACGTACGTGGGTGGTGTTGTTCGTCAGCATGGAAACCTTTCGTTTACGAGGGTGTTTGATGCAGGTCATACTGGTAAGTCTTGATAAAAAACGTGTTGATCCAGGTATACTGACTTTACAGTTCCGGCCTTCCAACCTGAGACCATGTTCCGCGTTTTCTCTCGGATCATGAACTCGAAGGATATTGCAACAGGGAATGTTACCTTAACAGAGAAACGCAGGGAGACCTACCGCACCCAAGGTCCACATTCAACCTTTGACAGAAAGAACAAGCTCCCCTCCCCAGCGACCCCGCTCTGCTACACACTGGACATGCCTACGACATGTACAGACAACCAGCAGGCGGCGCTGTTGAATGACACGGCCATTGTGGAAGACTTTGTAGTGAAGTGGCCTGTCTCCTAGATGGATGGAGCCAGTGGATGGGTGTGGCTGAGGCTGGTATACATCTGAGCTAGCTAGACATAATCATTATAGTTGTATAGACTAGAGGCACATAGAATCATCATTCAAACTCTATACTGACCCCATTATCATCGTCCAAGACAGCAGTCACATTTCTAACTCTCCGTCCAAGTGACTTCGGCCAAATATCCCGAGACCCCTCAAACTCCATGACCCGCCTAGCAGCCATTGCAGCCAATGTAGAATCCCATAGAATCTCCCTCCGTTCACAGCTCTCTAGTAGCCAGACGGCCCTACGACGAATACTCATATCTCGACAGCGCACGCCAACAATATACAACGGGGAGACAATGCCAAGATCGAAAGAAAACGCCCGTTTTTGTGAAAGTTGCCTATACAGAACTTAGTATACCCAAACTGGCCAATTAGCACGTATGAATATGACAAACCTTGTGCGCAATAGATAACTCTCCACAAGCGAAACAATCGTCTCAAACCCCGGCCGAAACTGGTCCCACGCATCCTCTGAACCATCTGGTGGGACAGCAACATACATCTTCCCAATGATATACCAAATGCGCATAATGTCCGGATCCTGACCGCCTACATACGACGTCCCATATTGACGACTTAGCCCTGGCGAGGACATGGTCTCCACAAACCTACCATGCCACTCCTTTAAGTATCTCGACGTCCGTCTCCGATCAACTGGACGAACAGACGGCGAGTGACCCTCCATAATCAATGCCATATCCAGCCGATCATGGAAGATAGAATTCAGCACACCATGCAAGGAATGTACCACATACTCGCCATTGGGTCCGAGAGCAACTCTCTCCAAGATAGACGAACCTCGCTCACCATCCCGCTTCAACGTCCGAGACAACGATGTACCCAGTAGCCCAAGCAACTGATTATCCAACCTTATAAACATTGATATCATCGTATCACGCGACACAACATCCCAGGCTAGCTCCTCTCCACACTGCAGCAGTATATCCAAGCCAGATTTAATATGAACAACCGCCGCCCTTCGACAGCCCCTGATACACTCAAAGCaagcaaaaagcaaacaaTAAACGAGACTCAGGTCCTTCGCACCATTCCCAAGCCAAACCCTCACCTTTTCCAAGGCCCGTCCATACTGCCGCATGGCGAACTGACCCTGCGGActcagaagagaaggatcaTCACCACACTCGTAGATCTGCTGCAGAGCTCCGAACGAGATAATCGCGCGTGCAAGCCCCTCGTCGCTATGTGCAGCGCGTAATACCGGATCAGTGAAGTCAATTGGAAAGCGATATCTCGtttggtggaggaagaagtcaaatgATTGTCTTTCCTCGTCGGATGTCAAGAAAGGCGATCTAGATTCTGGTGCGCGGTAGACCACCATTCGTAGTTTAGGCGACGAATTCCTTTTCGGGACGACCGCGTAGCTACATGCATGCCCTGCTGAGGTACATTTCTGACAAGTTGGCTTTGTTTCGTCGCATTTTATACGTCGTTTTCTGGTTGTGTTGTTGGTACATCTTTAATTGTTGATGGTTGGGGTTATGTACTTGCAGGTTATGCAGCCTGTTTTTACTTTGCTGCCGCAGATTCGGGGCGCTTTTCTGGGGTTGGGCATTTTagatgaggatattgtaTTTGGGATGGATGATTAGGCTGACACATTCGTGGGATGTGCTTCTGATGACTGCTTATTTCGCCCCCAATTGAGATTCGATGCCTTAATTTATTCACTGCCTCAGGCCGCTGACAGAGTGAGTATCTCAAGATAGACGTTCGCCATTAGCAAGATGTACATAGTGGTATTAAATCAGTCATAAAGTCCCCGCGCATGAACCCCATGGTATTTCCTGTCCCAATACAGACATCAGTCCATCGCTgaataaaaagaacaacCGCCCAAACCAAGGAATGAACCAGATTGGATATATCAAACCCTCTCCTCAACCGTCGTATGAAACTCTCTCTGTACCGCAATCCCATCTCTAGGAATAGGTCCCATCTCAAACCCGTCAGCCTTCATCTCAGGACTCATACCTTGTACATGCGTCTGCATCTCGGTAGAGTCACTCTCATTCGGCATCTGAATCCATCTTTCACTATCAGTGCTGCGTCGGTTTTGGCGGCCGTGAGATTTAGACCCGTACGCCCTGGAATCGTACGCGTATTGAAGATTCGAGCCCTTGCTTTTCTGGCCCGAGACGCTGCTGCTGATTTTCTGTGCAGCGGTTTTGAATAATCGGTAGATTATCGGGAGGTTGGCGCAGAGGACGCCGCCGAGGGATTCGAAGGCGGAGAGGATTCCTAGAGGTACACCTTCCCCTATTTTTCTGTTAGTGTTGGGGCCCATATGGGCTTGGGGAATCGGGCTAACAGGTAATGTCTGCTGAGCCTTGGGCGACGACGTAAGCTAGGCGGGCGGCGCTTATGCCGCAGGTTCTGTTGAATATTTGTCAGTTCTTGTACGTCAGGGTCCGCGTATCAAGATTGAGGAAGATTGTCGTACATGAATCCAATGGAAAAGATTGTGATTAGagcgatcttcttctttcgcgTTGTGCGGACTCTTACGATGACCGGGATAGGAAGAGCGAAAAGCACGAGGTCAGTGACCATGTTGGAGGAGTTGACGAAGTATGTCAGGGCTGTGGAGTTGAAGCATTCACCCTTGACGGTGCGATCCCAGAATGCGTTCAGTGGGCGACATAATGCGCCCATGAATGCTTCGATAATGGTTATCCATATCAGGACAAATATTGAACACCCGATCACTGTCTTGCTGAACCAGGGGATAGGGAAAATGCGGTAGTATAGGACGAGGATGCCGAGTTTGGTTGCGGCAAGGAAGAGGTTGTAAAGGTGACTGGCGATGTACTCTCCCTGCGTCTGTTGTCAGCGAGGCTGAGGTCTGGAGGATCACCAGGTGCTTTGACCTTCAGGAAGATCTCCAGGTCTTTGAGGTCGATAGTTGCGGTGTGACGACCGAATCCATGGCCCACACCTGTTGGGATCAGCAGgaactaaaaataataatgtACAGACACTGGCCTATTCGACGTACCGCAGGCCAAAATCGTGACCGAGTATGCTACTTCGAGGGCCTGATATAAGATCAGCAATCATTGTTATATGCATAGACCCAGTTCGTGTGTGGCGAGACAGACACTTGCCAGGATGATTAGGTGGTCATCTAAATGAAGGCCCTCGTTCGACATTTTAGCAAACAGTCGCAGCACCGTGCTCGCAACTAACAGGACCGTCGGAACCGTGTATCCTACAATCACCAATGTCTCTCTTGACGGCGTTCCGTCCCAGGTCGCCATATTGGGGTATGTTCCTGGCACGCACGCTGATCCGGTAGGATATCACCTTTCCGTTTCGGACACGACAGCATCAGAGTTGCTTAGACGGCAACTGGCGCTTGACCATAAGGACTAGGAAAAGGGGCTCCATGCGGACTTTAACGGACTGTGTCCGTTTCTAGTACCATTAATATGAATTTACATGGTTGCTAGCTCTCATCGTATTGCCCCAGGGGCAGGATCCTTCAGGTCAGGCAAGAAAATGCATAAAATGCTGCCCTGTTGATTCCTAATTGTCAGCATAATCCATAAATCCAGTCCCAAGGCGGGTCTATTTGCCCGGAATAATAGAATCCCACGATGGCGACATGGGCCGAAAGCGTGGCATGAAATGAAACTAAAATAACAGGCCTTGCGAGACATAATAACCACATGTTACGGTCGCCTATATAAAACACGGCTTAAGCGTGATGGCTGAGACAAGCTCGTTGACGGACTGTGACTATGGCTCTAGTGTCCGTAATAGCGACCCAGGGTGGACCTTCACTTCAATCAGTGACTATCCATCGTATCCAATAATCATAACCACGGATGGCTGATCTTTCTCGGCATAGAATACGAGTGGTGATGTTCCATGTCAGTTCGGTTTCTCTCCCCACTTGCCATCGATCCCCCCGTATTCTCATATCACGCAGGAGGCCAAGACCCTAAATCCTGCGTTTTACCTTCGCCactccttcctcctcgttATTTGGGTCGACCCTCCACTTCCACGGTTCCTGAGGGATTGCACTGTGAGAACCCGCATTTTCTTGCATTGAAGGcacaacaacatcatgttCATGACTTGGTCCATGAAGCCAGAACCGGCCTCTCCACGATCTGACTCGTCGAGTACTTCGTTCCTGAAAGAGCCAAGACGTAGAGTCCGAACGCGCAATGGCTGCAATACCTGCCGAAGGAGGCGAGTGAAATGCGACGGTAGGTGCAAGTCCGATATACCATTTTTGCTCCGGCTCGCTCTCCGAGATTCCAAGTTCAGTCTAGAGCTTTCTTATCCACCCAATACAAGGTAAAAGAGCAGAGGCTTATCCACTACTGATTTAGAGAGTCGTCCCATCTGCACACGCTGCCAGCGATCAAAGAACTCCTGTAGCTACGAACTTCAGTTGCAATGGGAGGACGAGATGCGGACGGCTGGGAAGTGTCATGGGCGAACAGGCGTTCAATCGAGGAGACATTCCTTGCAGCGCCCACCGGCAAGCGACGGAGAATTCCAACGGTTGACACGGGCCAGACGCAAGGACATGACCCATCGGCAACACGACGCTGGTTCCGTGGCGATCCGCTCTCCACCCAATACCCATAGCTCACCACCGGCCGGCCGAGTCACCTATTACACCCACTACGAGAAATGGAAAAGGGTGACGACTATTTCGCGTCCGGTACCCCTTTTACCATGGAGTATCGGTATGCCAGACGTGGACGATGTATGCTTGTCGTTTTACAGTTCCGTGATGTGCGCTGTCGGCGTGACCGTCGATGATGAGCGCTTCAACCCACTTCGAAGCACGGTTATGCGTCTCGTGTTTCGGACTGAGACAGCGTATTATGCCGTTCTTATGGCCAGTGCACATTATCTGCGCTCGGTTGAGAGTAGGTTTGAATTGATGGAGATCCAAATCCGCTCGGAGGTCCTGAGGGGCTTGCGGCGAGCCTTGATGAAAGACAATTTGGATTGGGAGGATTTGTTAGTGCCGACGATCTTTCTCTGCTCTTCCGCGGTATGTGAGGTCTCCACTGTAAATTACCTTGACTAGCGGTCATGAGATTCAAGGTTTGGCATGAAGGTGATCACTAATCATGCACTTAGATTTCTAATAGCTGCGACGGCTCCTGGGTAAAGCATCTCGCCTGTTTTCAGTTGATCGTCAAGGAGATGGCCTATGGCCACAGGAAAGCTCCTCCTGTGCCACAATTCTTCATCAGCTACTTCTCTGCGCATCTCGTGCTGGCTAAATCGGTGTTCTCGATTGACGATGTCCTGCCTGTGGGTAAAATACCAACCAACTCTACTAACCATAGCTCCTTGGTCAACTCGACGAACACTGAAAAGGTATCATGGACCTCCACCAAGGATCTCGCCAAGGTGATGCCAGCCGACACACTCCATGAGATTGACATGTGGAACGGCCACAGCGGCCACATGTTACTGATCATTAACGAAATCCTGAGTCTCAAGCACGATGCCCAAGCACTCCGCCATCAATCCTCGGACCTGTCCACTCCCCAACTAGCAGTGCAAGAGAAACATGCAGCGATTGCGGATAAGATTACAACATTGGAAGCAAGTCTAGCGACAACGACCCAGATAATCCCGGTCTCCTTATATAAAGACCGCACCTCTGCCGAGTCGAGACATGGATTTCGTTTACTGAAAAGCACAAGCGAGGCCTATCGTCTGGCGGCCTATCTCCTCCTATCAGAGGCAGTTAGTCCTCGCTTCCTCGGGTATACCCCAGCCAGCACCCAGAGCATCGAACAGCTGAGGGATTCAGCCCAGAGGGCACAATACGTAGACCGCATCTTTCATTTAGCGAGCTACGTGGTCTCATCGGTGGATCATCTCCCCATCTCCTGGCCGCTATGGCCCCTGTTCATTGCCTCCTGCTGCTGTTCAAGGGACGAAGAGACTAGAACCAGAGCTCTGGAGATATTTGGCTCTGCCAGAGAAAAGGCCCCGTATGAGAATATCCCCAGAGCTCAAACATTAGTTGAGCTACTCTGGAAGCGCAGGGACATGCAGACAGAGTCGGACAACAGTGTGCGCATCGGTCGGTTCGAGTGGGAATCAGCGATGGAGTCTCTTGGCTGGCAGACGAGTTTCGCTTGATTATTCGGTACTCCATTGCTTCTTCTGTCATCCTATTACGTTAGCTATATATACCCTTGGTGAATCACGGTTATCCCAATCCCCCACCCCACCTTCCCATTATGCATATACAAAAAGTTCCATAGAGCCACAAAACAGAACATAATACCCTACAAACAGAATCGAAAGTTCGGATTCTGCCAATCCGACACATCGCCCACCTCCTTCCCAGCAGTAGAATCCCCCGAATCTTCCACCTCCTTAGTCTCAGGCTCGATAACACGGCCCTGCTTTCGATCCCGTCTCTTATTCTCCCAGACCATATAAACACGTAGCAGAACTACATCAAGAACAGCAATGCAAAAACAAGCCAGAATAGCTGCAAACGTAGACTAATTCTATCAGTCAGCGTATATCAACAAATAAAACCAACACCCCCTcaggcagaaaaagaaagcaaaaagaagagaaaactcACATAATAATGCGGCGCCTGATTCTTCTTAAAAAGCTGCGGGCCCGCAATGTTCCCCACACAGTATCCGATAAACAAGATCGCAGTGACGGTACTCTTCTTCGTGAAGCCGGCGAAATTACTCGAGACCAGACTAAGGCTGAGGGGGAATCCCGCGCCAAAGACCGTGACCAGCCAGACGCCTACCAGACGGCCCCATTTCTTCTCGACTGGGAGTTGGCGCATGAGAAGGATGCCGATTAGGCTAACCAGCAGGGTGATTATCATCCAGTAGCAGCGGAGACCACGGAAGCGGTTGCAGGTGACTgcgctgaggaggaggaagatcaggGCTACTGCTGCCATGGGGATGGTGTAGAGGAGGGTGTTGAAGGTGTCGAAACCGAAGGAGGCAATTACCAGACTTGAAAACTGGTGTGCATCTTTTTAATAATGGATTCTGTGGGGGTGGTCTGGGTGAGTACTTACGTTGGTGATTCCGCCGTTAGGAAGGGAAACTAGGAAGTTGTAGGTGAACAGGAACCAGGTTTTTGGGTCTATGAGAGCTTCGATGAATTGGTCTTTCTTCCATTCGCGGCTTTGGTAGGTTTTTTGGCAGGCTTGCGCGCGACGGTAGGCTGGGCCGCGTtgagagggggaaaggaattTGGCGTTTAGTGGGGAGTCGGGGAGGACGAAGAATTGGAAGATTGACCAAACCAGGGTGATTATtccgaagatgatgaataCCCACTGGTATACTGGTTAGTCTGGTGGACCTTTTCGGCATGATGGTGTTAGAGGTTTGGTGAATATACCTGCCATGGACCCAAGCGGTTGTGGACATGGCCAATTGCGTATGAGAGAACTCCTCCGAAGATAGACGCAACGCCGTTGCCAGCAAACCAGATGCAGCTTCTAAGAGCATGCTCGGAGGGTGTGTACCACATGCCTACCACGATAGTGAAGCCTGGGCTAATAGCACTTTCAAACACGCCAAGTAATACTCGCAGTGTTGTGATGCCTGCGAAGCTGGATGCAGCCGCATGGCACGTTAAGATGATTGCCCAGATGATCCTGAGAGAGTTAGCTGATACTACCTCTGGGATAATATGTATTGAACTTACATCATGATCGAGAGGTACTTCCCGATTGGAAACTTGACAAATCCTATCGATACGGGATAGGATGCCACCATGTAGCCGAAGTAAAACGCACTGGAGGCCCATGAGTACTGGTCGGTATTCATgtgctatatatagtaatagttGAAGTCAGACTCTGCTGCTTGCAAGTATCGAATAAATTCTAGCGTACCGTTCCAGGCAACAGCCCAAGAATGGAAGTATATGACATCGCGGTTTTGTCCAGATACTGTAGCAGGTACGACACAAACATCAGAGGAAGTAGACTAAATGATGTTAAATTCGTATTCGCCAGTTTTTGAGTCAGTTCAACTCCGCGGCTGTAGAGTGCCATGTACATACCAGAGGTCGATACGACGGAGGatcgctttttcttccatcGCCGTCAGCGGTTGATGTTCGGCAACGGTCTCACTTGGAGCTTTAGGCTCTGACCCGGGAGAACTGCTGTAGTCGGTCATGGCGAGATTATCAGTCCTGCTGAGGAGTGGGATACGTTACAGTGCCCTCCCTCGTACAGAGCAGCAGAGGAAGCAGAGAAAATGAATCTCATTGGGAGCTGTGAGTTTCTTAAAGGCCAGCACCCAGACGGAACGACTTCCCTGGAAGTCTGGTTGCACCGAATACCACCACATAAGTTAACCTCCAGCTAGACCAACATTGGAGGGATCTTGTTTCTCTAGACGCATCACCACCCAGTTAGTGGCTTTTAGCTGCATGTAAGCGTAATACTGTCCCGACTTAAGCAATCCTTCAAACCTCCATCCCGTGTCGCTAAGCCCGATCAGGTAATCAGAGGGCTCGCTTCGACCTGACCGAAAAAGTGATAGCGTGCAATGGAGGATTTGAGGCATCTCTTTGGCTGCACGCATGGACACTCCAGTCCCACCTGGATCGAACCATATTGTAGATGCAAATGATTAATATTCGTTCCCCTACAGGGCACCATCATGAAAATGCGGAGCATCATGGAAAATATTTAACGAACAAATCCTTCTGCTCCGTCCACAAAAAGAACCAAGCACGAGATACCCAGACCATCATCCGATCATATTGCTGGCTCCTGAGATCCTTTGACACGAGGAAAGCATGCACCGGATGCTCACAGACGACAGACTCTACCGGGTCGATGCCGACCTCCTCATACCAGGAAAGGGGGACCCAATCCCCCACGGTGCCGTTGTTTGGCAATGTAAAACCATACGCTACGCAGGACCCCGGTCAGAGGTCCCCGCAGAGTTTCAAGGGGCCACAACAACCCATGTTCCTGTCGTAATGCCGGGGATGTGGGATTGCCACATTCACTTCCTGGGCGCCACAGCAGCAACTATGAATGCGATCGTCGATACGCCACAAGCTCTGGCCGGTGCTCGGAGTGTGCCGGATCTACACGCCACCGTTATGGCCGGATTTACCTCTGTGCGTGAGGTCGGGGGTTACGGGTGTGATCTCGCGAAGGCTGTAGGGGAGGGGCGAATCCCTGGGCCTAATATATACTCCAGTCACTCTGCCATAAGCATGACTGCGGGACACGGTGATGTCCACGGCGTGCATAGGGACTCGCTGCTTGACCTGTGCGCGCACGGCTTACCGTTGACAATTGCTGACGGCGTACCCGAGTGCCTGCTAGCGGTACGGAAGCAGTTGCGCCGGGGTGCAACAGTCATAAAGGTCTGTGCTAGTGGAGGGGTCGTGAGCGCTATCGATGACCCGCAGCACCAGGAATTCTCCTTCGAGGAACTGAAAGCAATCGTCGACGAAGCGGCGCGGGCACGGCGCGTTGTTGCTGCTCATTGCCATGGTAAAGCGGGTATTATGAATGCATTGCGCGCTGGATGTCGCACGATCGAGCATGGCAGCttcctggatgaagaggCCGTTGAGctgatgaaggagaagggtgCAATCTTAGTGGCCACCCGCAGTGTCATTGAGAGTGGTCTGGCAATGAAAGATCTCTTTACCCCGTCATCCTATcagaagctcctcgaagTCGCTGATGCACACAGAAAAGCGTATCAACTTGCTATTTCGAGAGGTGTCACGATAGCCCTTGGCACCGATCAGTTTATCAGCTCGGATAATCCGATGATAGGCTATGGTCGTAATGGACATGAAGTGAGGTATGCGGTAGACGCCGGTTTAACCCCGCTGGCGGCCATTGAAGCTGCCACGGCCAATGGGCCCCTTACTCTAGGTTACCAAGCGCCACAGAGCGGTCAGCTAAAGGAAGGATATGACGCAGACATCATTGCGGTGAGAGAGAACCCACTGGAGAATGTTGCAGTTCTGTCTAACT
This window of the Aspergillus flavus chromosome 8, complete sequence genome carries:
- a CDS encoding carboxypeptidase S1 — encoded protein: MANLIFSLFFCSAVTLASSPFPPEPQGLRTLPSSHVDGASISYKKTQICSTPHLDTYSGYVHLPPRADDAHPHPSNLFFYYAKSAEKRTTPLTIYLGGGPGASSISSMATEVGPCSVNSDSNSTSPNPWSWTRESDILFIDQPVQTGFSYDVLTNATIDYSTSTTTPTDFDDGVPLANHTFGVGVFGSQDLNGTANSTTNGARVLWDFMQVWINEFPEYESPDKKIHIWSESFGGRYGPTYAAYFLDQNEKIRNNEVTEISSPSPITIDALSIHNGCSDITTQGAFYPEYAYNNTYGVQAITETQYEEAKYNWTKPGGCLDMAVQCQELVQKLDPYNFGNNAEVNDACFAADEYCYENVLAVYALSGRDIHDLAEVPTTTVPLPYSDGFFNRAWVQNALGVPVNYTMNSYTIYNAFWSTGNALITRGNAMDHFSSIMERGVKVNLIYGDRDYLCNWMGGENVSLSIKHDQSAEFSSSGYADLITNETYVGGVVRQHGNLSFTRVFDAGHTVPAFQPETMFRVFSRIMNSKDIATGNVTLTEKRRETYRTQGPHSTFDRKNKLPSPATPLCYTLDMPTTCTDNQQAALLNDTAIVEDFVVKWPVS
- a CDS encoding Zn(II)2Cys6 transcription factor, translating into MVVYRAPESRSPFLTSDEERQSFDFFLHQTRYRFPIDFTDPVLRAAHSDEGLARAIISFGALQQIYECGDDPSLLSPQGQFAMRQYGRALEKVRVWLGNGAKDLSLVYCLLFACFECIRGCRRAAVVHIKSGLDILLQCGEELAWDVVSRDTMISMFIRLDNQLLGLLGTSLSRTLKRDGERGSSILERVALGPNGEYVVHSLHGVLNSIFHDRLDMALIMEGHSPSVRPVDRRRTSRYLKEWHGRFVETMSSPGLSRQYGTSYVGGQDPDIMRIWYIIGKMYVAVPPDGSEDAWDQFRPGFETIVSLVESYLLRTRQLSQKRAFSFDLGIVSPLYIVGVRCRDMSIRRRAVWLLESCERREILWDSTLAAMAARRVMEFEGSRDIWPKSLGRRVRNVTAVLDDDNGVSIEFE
- a CDS encoding integral membrane PTH11-like protein; this translates as MATWDGTPSRETLVIVGYTVPTVLLVASTVLRLFAKMSNEGLHLDDHLIILASALEVAYSVTILACGVGHGFGRHTATIDLKDLEIFLKGEYIASHLYNLFLAATKLGILVLYYRIFPIPWFSKTVIGCSIFVLIWITIIEAFMGALCRPLNAFWDRTVKGECFNSTALTYFVNSSNMVTDLVLFALPIPVIVRVRTTRKKKIALITIFSIGFITCGISAARLAYVVAQGSADITWEGVPLGILSAFESLGGVLCANLPIIYRLFKTAAQKISSSVSGQKSKGSNLQYAYDSRAYGSKSHGRQNRRSTDSERWIQMPNESDSTEMQTHVQGMSPEMKADGFEMGPIPRDGIAVQREFHTTVEERV
- a CDS encoding fungal-specific transcription factor domain-containing protein, encoding MTHRQHDAGSVAIRSPPNTHSSPPAGRVTYYTHYEKWKRVTTISRPVPLLPWSIGMPDVDDVCLSFYSSVMCAVGVTVDDERFNPLRSTVMRLVFRTETAYYAVLMASAHYLRSVESRFELMEIQIRSEVLRGLRRALMKDNLDWEDLLVPTIFLCSSAISNSCDGSWVKHLACFQLIVKEMAYGHRKAPPVPQFFISYFSAHLVLAKSVFSIDDVLPVGKIPTNSTNHSSLVNSTNTEKVSWTSTKDLAKVMPADTLHEIDMWNGHSGHMLLIINEILSLKHDAQALRHQSSDLSTPQLAVQEKHAAIADKITTLEASLATTTQIIPVSLYKDRTSAESRHGFRLLKSTSEAYRLAAYLLLSEAVSPRFLGYTPASTQSIEQLRDSAQRAQYVDRIFHLASYVVSSVDHLPISWPLWPLFIASCCCSRDEETRTRALEIFGSAREKAPYENIPRAQTLVELLWKRRDMQTESDNSVRIGRFEWESAMESLGWQTSFA
- a CDS encoding putative vitamin H transporter, with translation MTDYSSSPGSEPKAPSETVAEHQPLTAMEEKAILRRIDLCLLPLMFVSYLLQYLDKTAMSYTSILGLLPGTHMNTDQYSWASSAFYFGYMVASYPVSIGFVKFPIGKYLSIMMIIWAIILTCHAAASSFAGITTLRVLLGVFESAISPGFTIVVGMWYTPSEHALRSCIWFAGNGVASIFGGVLSYAIGHVHNRLGPWQWVFIIFGIITLVWSIFQFFVLPDSPLNAKFLSPSQRGPAYRRAQACQKTYQSREWKKDQFIEALIDPKTWFLFTYNFLVSLPNGGITNFSSLVIASFGFDTFNTLLYTIPMAAVALIFLLLSAVTCNRFRGLRCYWMIITLLVSLIGILLMRQLPVEKKWGRLVGVWLVTVFGAGFPLSLSLVSSNFAGFTKKSTVTAILFIGYCVGNIAGPQLFKKNQAPHYYSTFAAILACFCIAVLDVVLLRVYMVWENKRRDRKQGRVIEPETKEVEDSGDSTAGKEVGDVSDWQNPNFRFCL